The Microlunatus soli genome contains the following window.
CACAGCCGTACGCGTGCTTGAAAGTCCGATGCAGGTAGCCGATGGACACGTGCGCGGAAGCAGCTAGATCGGACACCGGTACCTGCCGCTGTCCGTCCGTCGCCCAGAGTCGGGCAACATACTCACTCATCCGGCCGACCGGTGCCGGAACCTCTTCGCGGTCACTGCGGTGTGGGCCGCTGACGAACAGGTCCAGCACCAGCTGGACGATCTGATCACTGCGACGCTTGCTCTGTGCCGAGGGCTGGCCGGCCAACTCCAGCAGATAATCACACAGACCCTCCAACACAGGAGCATCGGCCAAAGTCCGCACCGATGGCCACGATGCCGGGGTGCCGAGGTGGCCAGCATCGAGCAGTTCGAAATGGACATAGGCATGTCGCGACGGGCCAGCTGTGTCCCACCGATAGCAATCGCGATTGCCCTGACGCGACAAGGCCACCGTCCCCGGACGCAGCAGC
Protein-coding sequences here:
- a CDS encoding helix-turn-helix transcriptional regulator; this translates as MTSSELMIFVQNPVQVADYSPGSVYGPRLLPNFELVWLLRGSAQLCTEILDADGQHRGTESQLLRPGTVALSRQGNRDCYRWDTAGPSRHAYVHFELLDAGHLGTPASWPSVRTLADAPVLEGLCDYLLELAGQPSAQSKRRSDQIVQLVLDLFVSGPHRSDREEVPAPVGRMSEYVARLWATDGQRQVPVSDLAASAHVSIGYLHRTFKHAYGCGPSRALELIRLSQAATALQRSNDTISEIAARSGFCNPYHFSRRFHQTYGAPPKAFRCRQPLTDPLWPVRDAQLLAVARMLLRASDEL